The following proteins are encoded in a genomic region of Oncorhynchus masou masou isolate Uvic2021 chromosome 19, UVic_Omas_1.1, whole genome shotgun sequence:
- the zbtb1 gene encoding zinc finger and BTB domain-containing protein 1, producing MARPSHSEHVLQQLNNQREWGFLCDCCIAIGDIYFRAHKAVLAACSSYFRMMFIRDQQGTARMDLSNMQISAECFDLILQLMYLGCIVVGSYEFEELKVSMAYLQMYYIPDTLEDLRDIRNTSNLTPSSSASSSSSTTSSSSSSSIGPAIAGKMMFGVRMYEQQKPSTPEGEPKSLPKVAITAVPVRPSIPVQVNRPPLVVEDVASPLVVVAPPFLDSVAEQPCDLRKRPGGRSATLKERPRFGRTYTCDDCGFVFSCEKLLIEHILTCTNRKAFQVPRTSSEADNDSSKVESSASEGMEEHRVVCKGEEDWPDHKSDADTVIRSMTVGTDNEPGSARNITIKVELEESVVSEMDGIKVVQVGEISARHGALSDTMREPIKFNREAEACVSVMDDSNEPFEGHMSSNKDSCIPVKMRKIKEEKQDGDSAPCELCGELLTKEDQSAHYISSHMGHICACGRCGQVLIKGRQLQEHAERCGEPQGVDTDSHGEEADSPLPEDPQAMDDGLLEGGDLACPQCGLLFQSESLALEHALACHEQELFRPALLEDGGVEPDHRRKHFCAICGKGFYQRCHLREHYTVHTKEKQFTCQTCGKQFLRERQLRLHTDMHKGMARYVCPVCDQGTFLKHDHVRHMISHLSAGETICQVCFQIFPSGEHLEKHMDVHLYICGVCGEKFRLRKDMRSHYNSKHTKRLCPA from the coding sequence ATGGCGAGGCCGAGCCACAGCGAACATGTGCTGCAGCAGCTCAACAACCAGCGGGAGTGGGGCTTCCTGTGTGACTGCTGTATTGCCATCGGCGACATCTACTTCAGGGCCCACAAGGCAGTGCTGGCTGCGTGCAGCTCCTACTTCCGCATGATGTTCATCCGGGACCAGCAGGGGACAGCTCGCATGGATCTCAGCAACATGCAGATCAGTGCAGAGTGCTTCGACCTCATCCTGCAGCTCATGTACCTTGGCTGCATCGTGGTGGGCAGCTACGAGTTTGAGGAGCTCAAGGTCTCAATGGCCTACCTGCAGATGTACtacatcccagacaccctggaggACCTCAGGGACATCAGGAACACCTCCAACCTCACACCGTCCTCCTcggcctcctcctcttcctccaccacctcatccagctcctcctcctccattggCCCGGCAATTGCAGGAAAAATGATGTTTGGAGTCCGCATGTACGAGCAGCAGAAGCCAAGCACCCCAGAGGGGGAGCCCAAAAGTCTGCCCAAAGTTGCCATCACTGCTGTGCCTGTGCGACCCAGCATTCCTGTCCAAGTCAACAGGCCTCCACTTGTGGTGGAGGATGTGGCTTCCCCTTTGGTAGTAGTTGCACCACCGTTTCTAGACAGTGTGGCTGAGCAGCCTTGTGACCTGCGCAAGAGGCCTGGTGGCCGGAGTGCCACCCTGAAAGAGCGCCCCCGCTTCGGGCGCACATACACCTGCGACGACTGTGGCTTTGTCTTTAGCTGCGAGAAGTTGCTGATCGAGCACATCCTCACCTGCACCAATCGTAAGGCCTTTCAGGTCCCCAGGACCAGCTCCGAGGCAGACAACGACTCCAGCAAGGTGGAGAGCTCGGCCTCTGAGGGGATGGAGGAGCACAGGGTGGTCTGCAAGGGTGAAGAGGATTGGCCGGACCACAAGTCAGACGCTGACACAGTGATCAGGTCCATGACAGTTGGTACGGATAACGAGCCTGGTTCTGCTAGAAATATCACCATCAAGGTGGAGCTGGAAGAAAGCGTGGTGTCCGAGATGGATGGCATTAAGGTAGTTCAGGTGGGAGAGATCAGTGCAAGGCACGGTGCACTCAGCGACACTATGAGGGAACCGATTAAATTTAACCGGGAGGccgaggcttgtgtttcagtcaTGGACGACAGCAACGAGCCATTCGAGGGGCACATGTCCAGCAACAAGGATTCTTGCATACCTGTTAAGATGCGCAAGATTAAAGAGGAGAAGCAGGACGGGGACAGTGCACCGTGTGAGCTGTGCGGGGAACTGCTCACAAAGGAGGACCAGTCAGCTCACTACATCTCGAGCCACATGGGCCACATCTGTGCCTGCGGGAGGTGTGGCCAGGTCCTAATCAAGGGGAGGCAACTGCAGGAGCACGCTGAGCGTTGTGGCGAACCTCAGGGTGTGGACACCGACTCCCACGGGGAGGAGGCAGACTCGCCCCTGCCCGAGGACCCGCAGGCCATGGACGATGGGCTGCTGGAGGGGGGTGACCTGGCCTGCCCCCAGTGTGGCTTGCTTTTCCAGAGTGAGAGCCTAGCATTGGAGCATGCTCTGGCCTGCCACGAGCAGGAGCTGTTCCGTCCCGCTCTGCTGGAGGATGGCGGCGTCGAACCGGACCACCGGCGCAAACACTTCTGCGCCATCTGTGGCAAGGGCTTCTACCAGCGCTGCCACCTGCGGGAGCACTACACCGTCCACACCAAGGAGAAGCAGTTCACCTGCCAGACGTGCGGCAAGCAGTTCCTGCGTGAGCGGCAGCTTCGGCTGCACACCGACATGCACAAGGGCATGGCGCGCTACGTCTGCCCTGTGTGCGACCAGGGAACCTTCCTCAAACACGACCATGTGCGCCACATGATCTCGCACCTGTCGGCCGGCGAGACCATCTGCCAGGTGTGCTTCCAGATCTTCCCCAGCGGAGAGCACTTGGAGAAGCACATGGACGTGCACCTGTACATCTGTGGCGTCTGCGGGGAGAAGTTTCGCCTTCGCAAGGACATGCGGAGCCACTACAACTCCAAGCACACCAAAAGACTGTGTCCTGCCTGA
- the LOC135506203 gene encoding zinc finger and BTB domain-containing protein 25-like isoform X1 codes for MDVSSHSLFLLQQLNVQREFGFLCDCTVAIGNVYFKAHRAVLAAFSNYFKMIFIHQSSECIKIQPTDIQPDVFSYLLHIMYTGMGPKQPVDQGRLQEGIKFLHAYQLCSKPGEGGPDAATADLVRMSNLYGIQISSQLANKEGTGVPKGSAGARGGGGPEDGRSSTRAGRSHTTQFSMTVGMEGVPSSGCQPFSGLLRGVSSVASGDDSDISMRIKQETVDEEGEECHQVPGGGGSPTSPLAQGGTPCKGLLFKDGPHALLCPRCGERCSSPEGLREHLFSHATCALDPSGLMEGLSQGGGGDTVGSEDQQQQRGCPQDQQDAGYLEEALRQSQALADELATELRRSRGGTSTPPTATMTTSTTSHTRKRKIACSVCSLRFTQKSQLQEHMYTHTGKPSRYHRYSRLCSQLIHASGHFCEGPPEGGGVVASTTVALAEEANREAQDNGSSCYSLDSEISQESVDNIAVE; via the exons ATGGACGTTTCCAGCCACAGCCTGTTCCTCTTGCAGCAGCTCAACGTCCAGAGGGAGTTTGGCTTCCTGTGCGACTGCACAGTCGCCATTGGCAACGTGTACTTCAAGGCCCACCGGGCCGTGCTTGCTGCCTTCTCCAACTACTTCAAGATGATCTTCATTCATCAGTCAAG TGAGTGCATTAAGATCCAGCCCACGGACATCCAGCCAGACGTTTTCAGCTACCTGCTCCACATCATGTACACGGGCATGGGCCCCAAGCAGCCGGTGGACCAGGGCCGCCTGCAGGAGGGCATCAAGTTCCTCCATGCCTACCAGCTGTGCAGTAAGCCTGGTGAGGGTGGGCCCGATGCCGCCACCGCCGACCTTGTCCGCATGTCCAACCTGTACGGCATTCAGATTTCATCCCAGTTAGCAAACAAGGAGGGTACTGGGGTCCCTAAAGGTAGTGCAGGGGCCCGAGGAGGGGGCGGCCCCGAGGACGGGCGTTCGTCCACTCGGGCAGGCCGCTCCCACACAACCCAGTTTTCGATGACTGTGGGGATGGAGGGCGTCCCCTCATCAGGCTGTCAGCCTTTCTCTGGTCTCCTCCGTGGTGTCTCCTCTGTGGCTTCCGGCGACGACTCAGACATCTCAATGCGCATCAAGCAGGAGACGgtggatgaagagggagaggagtgccATCAGGTGCCAGGCGGGGGAGGGTCCCCAACGTCTCCTTTGGCCCAGGGCGGCACCCCCTGCAAGGGCCTCTTGTTCAAGGATGGCCCCCATGCGCTGCTGTGCCCCCGGTGCGGCGAGCGCTGCTCGTCCCCCGAGGGGCTCCGCGAGCACCTGTTCAGCCACGCCACCTGCGCCCTGGACCCCAGCGGACTAATGGAGGGCCTCTCCCAGGGCGGGGGAGGGGACACTGTGGGCAGTGAggaccagcagcagcagcggggGTGCCCCCAGGATCAGCAGGATGCAGGCTACCTGGAGGAGGCCCTGAGACAGAGCCAAGCCCTAGCTGACGAGCTAGCCACCGAGCTAAGGCGGAGCAGGGGGGGTACCAGTACAccccccaccgccaccatgaccacctccactaccagtcACACACGAAAGCGCAAGATCGCCTGCTCCGTGTGCAGCCTGCGCTTCACCCAGAAGAGCCAGCTGCAGGAGCACATGTACACGCACACGGGCAAGCCGTCGCGCTACCATCGCTACAGCCGCCTCTGCAGCCAGCTCATCCACGCTTCTGGGCACTTCTGCGAGGGGCCACCGGAGGGCGGCGGGGTGGTGGCAAGCACTACAGTAGCGCTGGCGGAGGAGGCAAACAGGGAAGCTCAGGACAATGGCAGCTCCTGCTATTCGCTAGACTCTGAGATCTCGCAGGAGAGCGTGGACAACATCGCTGTGGAATGA
- the LOC135506203 gene encoding zinc finger and BTB domain-containing protein 25-like isoform X2, translating to MIFIHQSSECIKIQPTDIQPDVFSYLLHIMYTGMGPKQPVDQGRLQEGIKFLHAYQLCSKPGEGGPDAATADLVRMSNLYGIQISSQLANKEGTGVPKGSAGARGGGGPEDGRSSTRAGRSHTTQFSMTVGMEGVPSSGCQPFSGLLRGVSSVASGDDSDISMRIKQETVDEEGEECHQVPGGGGSPTSPLAQGGTPCKGLLFKDGPHALLCPRCGERCSSPEGLREHLFSHATCALDPSGLMEGLSQGGGGDTVGSEDQQQQRGCPQDQQDAGYLEEALRQSQALADELATELRRSRGGTSTPPTATMTTSTTSHTRKRKIACSVCSLRFTQKSQLQEHMYTHTGKPSRYHRYSRLCSQLIHASGHFCEGPPEGGGVVASTTVALAEEANREAQDNGSSCYSLDSEISQESVDNIAVE from the exons ATGATCTTCATTCATCAGTCAAG TGAGTGCATTAAGATCCAGCCCACGGACATCCAGCCAGACGTTTTCAGCTACCTGCTCCACATCATGTACACGGGCATGGGCCCCAAGCAGCCGGTGGACCAGGGCCGCCTGCAGGAGGGCATCAAGTTCCTCCATGCCTACCAGCTGTGCAGTAAGCCTGGTGAGGGTGGGCCCGATGCCGCCACCGCCGACCTTGTCCGCATGTCCAACCTGTACGGCATTCAGATTTCATCCCAGTTAGCAAACAAGGAGGGTACTGGGGTCCCTAAAGGTAGTGCAGGGGCCCGAGGAGGGGGCGGCCCCGAGGACGGGCGTTCGTCCACTCGGGCAGGCCGCTCCCACACAACCCAGTTTTCGATGACTGTGGGGATGGAGGGCGTCCCCTCATCAGGCTGTCAGCCTTTCTCTGGTCTCCTCCGTGGTGTCTCCTCTGTGGCTTCCGGCGACGACTCAGACATCTCAATGCGCATCAAGCAGGAGACGgtggatgaagagggagaggagtgccATCAGGTGCCAGGCGGGGGAGGGTCCCCAACGTCTCCTTTGGCCCAGGGCGGCACCCCCTGCAAGGGCCTCTTGTTCAAGGATGGCCCCCATGCGCTGCTGTGCCCCCGGTGCGGCGAGCGCTGCTCGTCCCCCGAGGGGCTCCGCGAGCACCTGTTCAGCCACGCCACCTGCGCCCTGGACCCCAGCGGACTAATGGAGGGCCTCTCCCAGGGCGGGGGAGGGGACACTGTGGGCAGTGAggaccagcagcagcagcggggGTGCCCCCAGGATCAGCAGGATGCAGGCTACCTGGAGGAGGCCCTGAGACAGAGCCAAGCCCTAGCTGACGAGCTAGCCACCGAGCTAAGGCGGAGCAGGGGGGGTACCAGTACAccccccaccgccaccatgaccacctccactaccagtcACACACGAAAGCGCAAGATCGCCTGCTCCGTGTGCAGCCTGCGCTTCACCCAGAAGAGCCAGCTGCAGGAGCACATGTACACGCACACGGGCAAGCCGTCGCGCTACCATCGCTACAGCCGCCTCTGCAGCCAGCTCATCCACGCTTCTGGGCACTTCTGCGAGGGGCCACCGGAGGGCGGCGGGGTGGTGGCAAGCACTACAGTAGCGCTGGCGGAGGAGGCAAACAGGGAAGCTCAGGACAATGGCAGCTCCTGCTATTCGCTAGACTCTGAGATCTCGCAGGAGAGCGTGGACAACATCGCTGTGGAATGA
- the si:dkey-1h6.8 gene encoding uncharacterized protein si:dkey-1h6.8 — protein MATEGDQDGQRQKNVVLKRKLTGPPRLLLGKSKSNNQRGDRSEAHSKKRNKRVNIINGTQMDSSIRQSNIEAGETGSSQLVATSDDICTTSKMDEDQASSELPTEPSRWRSTSDEDETSEGQLEGHSKSRKSTKHGWRRLFSPALICVRRQRKKYAAKTSIQGGDQGVVQAERLTHTEAKSMGEDTISLSDKCVRDAPDIDNVKKRRRRFTIRTWPTFKRLLTVSYVRGQRPKQGNVVQVVSEDVQQPSVTFRKTFQHFLMCGRRASSAVIPLEDKDTQDTGDKDNQDTGDSHNQDTGDKDNQDTGNKDNQDTGDKETEVEPMETQDRGQQCTSDIQGVELLEKGAEVRGQCTERVTVCAEVSALQPENECPTDTLTSTESLLVSPIPTRVGRPEVDTEYTETSPMGDSKETGILEPKTSFKTKLWETETSTSTGTDSSLGEVINVTMDANEMQGDELDHIQCLEKDKVIESDCAIINTLNSVAMDTNEYPSDSNGIISSENAAEDSADASEENDTLCMITVDNIVQNGPPLTNISITPGADSDQDVSDQDSHEVGDETGKSGLLTEDDQDLLCGENLLVQTARFLVQAVMSAAREQLSMEQRGTPTTVHREAQGSRDHA, from the coding sequence ATGGCGACAGAGGGGGACCAAGATGGACAGCGTCAGAAAAACGTTGTCTTGAAGAGGAAGTTGACCGGTCCACCCAGACTCCTCCTGGGCAAATCAAAATCCAACAACCAGAGAGGTGACAGGTCTGAGGCTCATTCTAAGAAGAGAAACAAAAGAGTGAACATCATCAACGGAACTCAGATGGATTCCTCCATCAGACAGTCAAATATAGAAGCTGGAGAGACGGGATCATCACAACTTGTAGCCACTTCAGACGACATCTGTACAACCTCAAAAATGGATGAGGATCAAGCTTCATCTGAACTACCCACTGAGCCCTCAAGGTGGCGCTCCACCTCAGATGAGGATGAGACCAGTGAAGGCCAATTGGAAGGACACAGTAAGTCGaggaaatcaacaaagcatggcTGGAGAAGGTTATTTTCCCCGGCTCTCATTTGCGTCAGAAGACAAAGGAAGAAGTACGCTGCAAAAACTTCAATCCAGGGTGGTGACCAGGGAGTTGTACAAGCTGAGAGACTAACTCACACTGAAGCAAAGTCAATGGGAGAAGACACCATCTCCTTGAGTGACAAGTGTGTCCGCGATGCTCCTGACATTGACAATGTCAAGAAAAGGAGGCGCAGGTTTACCATCCGGACGTGGCCGACCTTCAAGCGGCTCTTGACAGTGTCTTACGTCCGCGGCCAAAGGCCAAAACAGGGAAATGTTGTGCAGGTGGTCTCTGAAGATGTCCAACAACCGTCAGTGACCTTCAGGAAGACATTTCAGCATTTTTTGATGTGTGGAAGAAGGGCATCTTCAGCTGTGATCCCTCTGGAAGACAAGGACACCCAGGACACTGGAGACAAGGACAACCAGGACACTGGAGACTCGCACAACCAGGACACTGGAGACAAGGACAACCAGGACACTGGAAACAAGGACAACCAGGACACTGGAGACAAGGAGACTGAGGTGGAGCCAATGGAGACACAAGACAGGGGACAACAGTGCACATCTGACATCCAGGGGGTTGAGCTTCTGGAAAAGGGGGCTGAGGTTAGAGGACAATGTACAGAGAGAGTGACCGTGTGTGCCGAAGTGAGTGCCCTGCAGCCCGAGAACGAATGCCCAACAGACACCCTAACGAGCACAGAGTCCCTACTAGTGAGTCCCATCCCGACAAGAGTAGGAAGACCAGAGGTAGATACAGAATACACAGAGACCAGTCCAATGGGTGATTCAAAGGAAACAGGGATATTGGAACCTAAAACTTCTTTCAAAACTAAGTTATGGGAAACTGAGACTTCTACCAGTACTGGCACAGACTCAAGCCTCGGTGAAGTCATCAATGTGACCATGGATGCTAACGAGATGCAAGGAGATGAACTGGATCATATCCAGTGTTTAGAGAAGGACAAGGTCATTGAGTCAGACTGTGCGATAATCAATACACTCAACAGCGTTGCCATGGACACTAATGAGTATCCCTCAGACTCAAATGGGATCATTTCTTCAGAGAATGCTGCTGAGGACTCTGCTGATGCATCTGAGGAGAATGACACACTCTGCATGATCACGGTAGATAACATTGTGCAAAATGGCCCGCCCTTGACCAACATCAGCATCACCCCCGGGGCTGACTCGGATCAGGATGTGTCCGACCAGGATAGCCATGAGGTGGGGGATGAAACCGGCAAGAGTGGCCTCCTGACGGAGGATGACCAGGACTTATTGTGTGGAGAGAACCTGTTAGTGCAGACGGCTCGCTTCTTGGTCCAGGCAGTCATGAGCGCTGCCAGGGAGCAGCTCTCAATGGAACAGAGAGGCACTCCCACCACAGTCCACAGGGAGGCGCAAGGGAGTCGAGATCACGCTTGA